The Verrucomicrobiia bacterium genome includes a window with the following:
- a CDS encoding SDR family oxidoreductase: MKALVTGGAGFIGSHLAEALCRRGASVIALDNLSLGKVANLAWRGNGDTLEFVEGDVANETLVKKLIAGCDWVFHEAAMPSVPVSVAKPIETNAQNIDATLRLLVLARDAGVKRFLFASSSSIYGDVDVPAKHEALPPSPLSPYALQKYAAEKYCQLFHRLYGLPTVALRYFNVFGPRQAFGSPYSGVIAKFCTGMLAGNAPVIYGDGLQARDFTFIANVVHANLLAAEAPDAAGKVFNVAAGQSISLLDLVAELNRLTGQNLQPQFEPMRTGDVRSSLADISAARRELGYEVEVTWQEGLRRTLDFYRGAAK, translated from the coding sequence ATGAAGGCACTCGTAACCGGCGGCGCGGGATTCATCGGTTCGCACCTGGCCGAGGCGTTGTGCCGGCGCGGGGCCAGCGTGATCGCGCTGGACAATCTTTCGCTTGGGAAAGTCGCCAACCTCGCGTGGCGCGGAAACGGCGATACGCTGGAATTTGTCGAAGGCGATGTCGCGAACGAAACGCTGGTGAAAAAACTTATCGCCGGTTGCGATTGGGTTTTTCACGAAGCCGCCATGCCTTCGGTTCCGGTCTCGGTCGCCAAACCCATCGAAACCAATGCGCAAAATATTGATGCGACCTTGCGCCTGCTGGTTCTCGCGCGCGACGCGGGCGTGAAACGATTTTTATTCGCGTCGTCCTCTTCGATTTACGGCGACGTGGATGTGCCCGCCAAGCACGAAGCCTTGCCGCCGAGCCCGCTCTCGCCGTACGCGCTGCAAAAATATGCCGCCGAAAAATATTGCCAGTTATTTCACCGGCTCTACGGCTTGCCCACGGTGGCGTTGCGTTATTTTAACGTGTTCGGGCCGCGCCAGGCATTCGGTTCGCCGTATTCGGGCGTCATCGCGAAATTTTGCACCGGCATGCTGGCGGGCAACGCGCCGGTGATTTATGGGGATGGCTTGCAGGCGCGTGATTTTACTTTCATCGCAAATGTCGTGCACGCAAACCTGCTCGCCGCCGAAGCGCCGGATGCCGCCGGAAAAGTTTTCAATGTCGCCGCCGGCCAAAGCATTTCGTTGCTGGATCTCGTCGCCGAACTCAATCGCCTTACCGGCCAGAATTTGCAGCCGCAATTCGAGCCCATGCGCACCGGCGACGTGCGCTCCTCGCTCGCCGATATTTCCGCCGCCCGGCGCGAGCTTGGCTATGAAGTCGAAGTGACGTGGCAGGAGGGCTTGCGGCGAACCCTGGATTTTTATCGCGGCGCGGCAAAGTAA
- a CDS encoding TonB-dependent receptor yields the protein MKTSLFPSPSFRRNIPPTNRRAYWTVIALASLGATAHAQTTNAPAIPTPTNTTPASVLDTNITQLHDTTVFSKLDQARTAILPDLGATVSTMSAAQINSGSRGADAPFNELILRFPGVAQDSAANGDLHVRGEHANLQYRINDVLLPEGITGFGLELDPRFVENLKFITGSLPAQYGFRTAGVVDIQTKSGAFENGGQFEMFGGSHDTLRPSIEYGGSEGNLNYFVDASYEHNTLGIENPQPTSEAIHDKTDQGKLFSYFSYLLDDTSRVNIMLSASDSNFQVPDVTGNNTAAFPGAPGQPATFDSANLNENQNEQNYYAVVTYQKTAGDLNLQVSAIGRESSVHFMPDPEGGDLFFDGASSDVYRRLRSGGLQADASYYLNDKHTLRGGMIFDGETVYAGSLNTVFDIDPMSGDLSGPRQIPDSQHLYGLFTGFYLQDEWKILPQVTINYGARFDIFNSSFDNENQLSPRVNIIYEPTDKTTLHAGYARYFTPPPVENVPSSAVALFDNTSNAAGTDQDSPVKAERSHYFDAGVSQELFPGFRAGVDGYYKKAKNQLDDGLFGQTLILSAFNYAKGEVYGTEFTFDYTHGGFSAYANIAYSVAKGEDFVSSQFLFDPGDIAYAQNHYINLDHDQTVSGSFGASYKFNETKRFATMFYVDALYGSGLRTDSTAADGSNIPNGGTVPSYYTVNCGVEQVFKLNHKQSLKARIDLVNLTDAVYELRDGQGVGVNAAQFGARRGIFGSLSYTF from the coding sequence ATGAAAACCTCTCTTTTTCCATCTCCATCATTCCGTCGCAACATTCCCCCCACCAACCGGCGCGCTTATTGGACGGTCATTGCCCTCGCATCCCTCGGTGCCACGGCTCACGCGCAAACCACCAATGCCCCGGCCATTCCCACCCCTACAAATACAACGCCGGCATCCGTCCTTGACACCAACATAACGCAGCTTCACGACACCACCGTCTTCAGCAAGCTCGATCAGGCCCGCACCGCCATCCTCCCGGATCTCGGCGCCACCGTTTCAACGATGAGCGCTGCCCAAATCAATTCCGGCTCGCGCGGCGCGGATGCGCCTTTCAACGAACTCATCCTGCGCTTCCCCGGTGTCGCGCAGGATTCGGCGGCGAACGGCGATCTTCACGTTCGCGGTGAACATGCGAATTTGCAGTATCGCATCAACGACGTGTTGCTGCCCGAGGGCATCACCGGCTTCGGTTTGGAACTCGACCCGCGCTTCGTCGAAAACCTGAAATTCATCACTGGCTCGCTTCCTGCACAATACGGCTTTCGCACGGCGGGCGTCGTGGACATCCAGACCAAGAGCGGCGCGTTTGAAAACGGCGGCCAATTCGAGATGTTTGGCGGCAGCCACGATACCTTGCGTCCGTCCATCGAATACGGCGGTTCGGAGGGCAACCTGAATTACTTCGTGGATGCCAGCTACGAGCATAATACCCTCGGCATCGAAAATCCGCAGCCCACCAGCGAAGCCATCCATGACAAGACCGACCAGGGAAAACTGTTTTCTTATTTCTCGTACCTCCTCGACGACACCAGCCGCGTCAATATCATGCTCAGCGCATCGGACAGCAACTTCCAGGTCCCCGATGTCACCGGCAACAATACCGCGGCTTTTCCCGGCGCGCCGGGACAGCCAGCCACGTTCGATTCCGCCAATCTCAACGAGAATCAGAACGAACAGAATTATTACGCGGTCGTCACTTATCAAAAAACCGCAGGCGACCTGAATCTGCAAGTCTCCGCCATCGGCCGCGAAAGCAGTGTCCACTTCATGCCCGATCCTGAAGGCGGCGATTTGTTTTTCGACGGCGCATCCAGCGATGTCTATCGCCGTCTCCGATCCGGCGGACTGCAAGCGGACGCGAGTTATTATTTGAACGATAAACACACCTTGCGCGGCGGAATGATCTTCGATGGCGAAACTGTTTATGCTGGTTCGCTCAACACGGTCTTCGACATTGATCCGATGTCGGGCGACCTCAGCGGCCCGCGGCAGATCCCCGACAGCCAGCATCTTTACGGTTTGTTCACCGGTTTCTATTTGCAGGACGAATGGAAAATCCTGCCGCAAGTGACGATCAACTACGGCGCGCGTTTTGATATTTTCAATTCATCCTTCGACAACGAAAATCAACTCAGCCCGCGCGTCAATATCATCTACGAACCCACGGATAAAACGACGCTCCACGCGGGCTATGCGCGTTACTTCACACCGCCGCCGGTGGAAAATGTCCCTTCGAGCGCGGTGGCGCTGTTCGATAACACATCCAACGCGGCAGGCACTGATCAGGACAGTCCGGTGAAAGCGGAGCGTTCGCATTATTTCGACGCCGGCGTCAGCCAGGAACTTTTTCCGGGCTTCCGCGCGGGCGTGGATGGTTATTATAAAAAAGCCAAGAACCAGCTCGACGACGGTTTGTTCGGGCAGACGTTGATTCTCTCCGCGTTCAACTACGCAAAGGGCGAAGTCTATGGGACCGAGTTCACCTTTGATTATACGCACGGCGGTTTTTCGGCCTATGCGAACATCGCGTATTCCGTGGCGAAGGGTGAGGACTTCGTGTCCTCGCAATTCCTGTTCGACCCGGGCGATATCGCTTACGCGCAGAACCATTACATCAACCTGGACCACGATCAAACCGTGTCCGGTTCATTCGGCGCCTCTTACAAGTTTAACGAGACGAAGCGTTTCGCCACGATGTTTTATGTGGATGCCCTTTATGGCAGCGGCCTGCGTACCGACTCGACCGCAGCCGATGGCTCCAACATCCCCAACGGCGGCACCGTGCCTTCCTACTACACCGTGAATTGCGGCGTGGAGCAGGTCTTCAAGCTCAACCACAAGCAATCGCTGAAAGCGCGCATTGACCTGGTGAATCTCACCGATGCGGTTTACGAATTGCGCGATGGCCAGGGCGTGGGCGTCAACGCCGCGCAATTTGGCGCGCGGCGCGGAATCTTCGGTTCATTGAGTTACACATTCTAA
- a CDS encoding TonB family protein, producing MEPTHSSSQPRLKSELARLCLPAARRDPNRKLAWANSICFLFLLIGVTGLNPVTSIIKKPPPLEQTLPVIITPPAPTPTRVEARTEQQPKEHPETARVVAVVAPMPSINFSVPTIGNLIVPMSLAVAPPENPLAPLVAARNEPSTIHSTGTGGERPDPPYPKLASDLGQQGTVVLLLTVDANGSITGATIKTTSGSSILDRGALEFVKRHWLLPAGAPGRIFEAPIHYILSQ from the coding sequence ATGGAACCAACCCACTCCAGTTCGCAGCCACGATTGAAATCCGAACTCGCGCGCCTGTGTCTTCCGGCCGCGCGGCGTGATCCCAATCGCAAGCTGGCGTGGGCGAATTCCATTTGCTTTCTTTTTCTGCTCATTGGGGTGACGGGTTTGAATCCCGTCACCTCCATCATCAAAAAACCTCCGCCGCTGGAACAAACGCTTCCTGTCATCATCACGCCGCCCGCGCCGACGCCCACGCGCGTGGAAGCGCGCACCGAACAACAGCCAAAGGAACATCCGGAAACCGCGCGGGTCGTGGCTGTGGTCGCGCCAATGCCCTCGATCAATTTTTCCGTGCCAACGATCGGCAATCTCATTGTTCCCATGTCGCTCGCCGTCGCGCCGCCGGAAAATCCATTGGCGCCGCTCGTTGCCGCCCGCAATGAACCCTCCACCATTCACAGCACCGGCACCGGCGGCGAACGGCCCGATCCGCCCTATCCGAAACTTGCCTCTGACCTTGGGCAGCAGGGAACCGTCGTGTTATTATTGACGGTGGATGCCAATGGCAGCATCACCGGCGCCACGATAAAAACCACATCGGGGTCATCCATTCTTGACCGCGGTGCGCTTGAATTCGTGAAGCGGCATTGGCTGTTGCCCGCCGGCGCGCCCGGCCGCATTTTTGAGGCGCCCATTCACTATATTCTCTCTCAATAA
- a CDS encoding MotA/TolQ/ExbB proton channel family protein, with protein sequence MLANIAVQFFLQGGPIMWPILVAALVAVAVVGERAFWWWRESRNKSPQQLEQVLAALENSDVASAAKLSANSTDAVVRMIHQGLEHSHSSLAGALQLAAGIELERAGRYLTVMDTLVTLAPLLGLLGTVTGLMGAFLKIGSAELSVAAVTGGIGEALIATACGLGIAIFTLIPFNFFNGKLARLQFELETAATNVEVMVQSGKISAEKISA encoded by the coding sequence ATGCTTGCAAATATCGCCGTTCAATTTTTTCTTCAGGGTGGCCCGATCATGTGGCCGATTCTCGTCGCCGCGCTGGTCGCAGTCGCGGTCGTCGGCGAACGCGCCTTCTGGTGGTGGCGCGAAAGCCGGAACAAATCGCCGCAACAACTGGAGCAGGTGCTCGCCGCTTTGGAAAATTCCGACGTGGCTTCCGCCGCCAAATTATCCGCCAACTCAACCGACGCCGTGGTGCGCATGATCCATCAAGGCCTGGAACATTCGCATAGTTCGCTGGCGGGCGCGTTGCAACTCGCCGCGGGCATCGAACTCGAACGCGCCGGACGTTACCTCACGGTAATGGATACCCTCGTCACGCTCGCGCCGCTGCTGGGTTTGCTGGGAACCGTCACGGGTTTGATGGGCGCGTTCCTGAAAATCGGCAGCGCGGAACTTTCGGTGGCGGCGGTGACGGGCGGCATCGGCGAGGCGTTGATCGCGACCGCCTGCGGACTGGGCATCGCGATTTTTACGCTCATCCCGTTTAATTTTTTCAACGGCAAACTGGCGCGGTTGCAATTCGAGTTGGAAACGGCGGCGACGAATGTCGAGGTCATGGTGCAGTCCGGCAAAATCAGCGCTGAAAAAATCTCCGCATGA
- a CDS encoding biopolymer transporter ExbD, with amino-acid sequence MKLPSPIHRRHSRIEIIPLIDIMFFLLAAFMMVSLQMDQTKNIHVNLPSAPQAPHNFKPGMLLIAVDKSGSAWLEKKQISPADLGTVLSNRFKLDTNLPVFISGDRDAREGAIQDVLKEVRSAGAQKIAFTVGGEANDSEAKP; translated from the coding sequence ATGAAGCTCCCCTCGCCCATTCATCGGCGTCATTCGCGGATCGAAATCATTCCGCTAATTGACATCATGTTTTTCCTGCTGGCGGCGTTCATGATGGTCAGTTTGCAGATGGACCAGACGAAAAATATCCACGTCAATCTGCCGTCCGCGCCGCAAGCGCCGCACAATTTCAAGCCGGGCATGCTGCTGATCGCCGTGGATAAATCTGGCTCAGCGTGGCTGGAGAAAAAACAGATTTCGCCGGCGGACCTCGGCACGGTTTTGAGCAATCGTTTCAAATTGGACACGAACCTGCCCGTCTTCATCAGCGGTGATCGCGATGCACGCGAAGGCGCCATTCAGGATGTGCTTAAAGAAGTTCGCAGCGCCGGAGCGCAGAAAATCGCCTTCACTGTCGGCGGTGAAGCGAACGATTCGGAGGCCAAACCATGA
- a CDS encoding biopolymer transporter ExbD: protein MKIRSPIKRRRARLEIVPLIDIMFFLLASFMMVSLQMQKLRALNASLPTATLATSNAKPDILNLTVDKFGQVQADQKPVTLDELTRLLDERHHANTNLPVYLSGTRDASHGSVIYVLDLVKRAGIQRVAIALNSSSESSAP, encoded by the coding sequence ATGAAAATTCGTTCGCCCATCAAGCGGCGCCGCGCGCGGCTGGAAATCGTGCCGCTGATTGACATCATGTTTTTTCTATTGGCCTCGTTCATGATGGTGAGCTTGCAGATGCAAAAGCTTCGCGCGCTCAACGCCAGCCTGCCCACCGCCACGCTTGCCACTTCCAACGCCAAGCCGGACATCCTCAACCTGACGGTGGATAAATTCGGCCAGGTGCAGGCGGACCAAAAACCGGTCACGCTGGACGAACTCACTCGCCTGCTCGACGAGCGCCATCACGCCAACACCAATCTGCCGGTTTATCTCAGCGGCACTCGCGACGCCTCCCACGGCTCGGTCATTTACGTGCTCGACCTGGTCAAACGCGCGGGCATCCAGCGCGTGGCCATCGCCCTCAACTCTTCCTCGGAATCCTCCGCCCCATGA